The Lonsdalea populi genome window below encodes:
- the pepD gene encoding beta-Ala-His dipeptidase, which yields MSELSQLSPQPLWDIFATICSIPHPSYHEEALAAHIMSWAQARGLHSERDSVGNILLRKPATPGMENRKPVVLQAHLDMVPQKNNDTAHDFTKDPIKPYIDGDWVRARGTTLGADNGIGMASTLAVLSDDSVEHGPLEVLLTMTEESGMDGAFGLQPNWLQGEILINTDSEEEGEVYMGCAGGIDFLTHLPLRREAVPAGYQVLKLVIKGLKGGHSGCDIHLGLGNANKLLGRFLAEQAATLDLRILDLNGGTLRNAIPRESAVTLAVAEDKVAALKAAAQDYMAVLKHELAAVEKNIAVLVEPASTDAEALTTDSRDRLVALLNAIPNGVIRMSDEVTGVVETSLNVGVITTAETQAEVHCLIRSLIDSGKDYVVSVLTSLGQLAGAQTRPKGGYPGWQPDAQSPVMQLVRETYQQLFGKMPSVQVIHAGLECGLFKKPYPEMDMVSIGPTITGPHSPDEQVNIASVGLYWKLLTAVLKAIPEKR from the coding sequence GTGTCTGAATTGTCTCAGCTTTCCCCACAGCCCTTGTGGGATATTTTTGCCACAATCTGTTCCATTCCGCATCCCTCCTATCATGAAGAGGCGCTGGCGGCGCACATTATGTCGTGGGCGCAGGCGCGCGGCCTTCATTCAGAGCGCGATAGCGTCGGCAACATTCTGCTGCGCAAACCGGCCACGCCGGGCATGGAAAATCGCAAGCCCGTGGTGCTGCAAGCGCATCTGGATATGGTGCCGCAGAAAAACAACGACACGGCGCATGATTTCACGAAAGATCCCATTAAGCCTTACATCGACGGCGACTGGGTGAGAGCGCGCGGCACCACGCTGGGCGCGGACAACGGTATCGGCATGGCGTCCACGCTGGCCGTTCTGTCCGACGACAGCGTCGAACACGGCCCGCTGGAAGTGCTGCTGACCATGACGGAAGAGTCCGGCATGGACGGCGCTTTCGGCTTGCAACCGAACTGGCTGCAGGGCGAGATCCTGATCAACACCGACTCGGAAGAGGAGGGAGAAGTCTACATGGGCTGCGCGGGCGGGATCGATTTCCTGACGCACCTGCCGCTGCGGCGGGAAGCGGTGCCTGCGGGCTATCAGGTACTGAAGCTGGTCATTAAAGGGCTAAAAGGCGGACATTCCGGCTGTGATATTCACCTGGGGCTGGGCAACGCCAATAAACTGCTGGGCCGTTTCCTGGCGGAACAGGCGGCAACGCTGGACCTGCGGATCCTCGATCTGAACGGCGGGACGCTGCGTAACGCCATTCCACGCGAAAGCGCGGTTACGCTGGCCGTCGCGGAAGATAAGGTCGCTGCGCTGAAAGCGGCGGCGCAGGACTATATGGCCGTACTGAAACATGAGCTGGCCGCAGTGGAAAAAAACATCGCGGTACTGGTGGAGCCGGCGTCGACTGACGCCGAGGCCCTGACCACAGATAGCCGCGATCGGCTGGTGGCCCTGCTCAACGCGATCCCCAACGGCGTAATCCGCATGAGCGACGAGGTGACAGGCGTGGTGGAAACTTCGCTGAACGTCGGCGTGATCACCACGGCAGAGACCCAGGCGGAAGTTCACTGCCTGATCCGTTCGCTGATCGACAGCGGCAAGGACTATGTGGTAAGCGTGCTAACGTCGCTGGGACAACTGGCCGGTGCGCAAACTCGCCCCAAAGGCGGCTACCCAGGCTGGCAGCCGGATGCGCAATCGCCGGTCATGCAGTTGGTGCGGGAAACCTACCAGCAGCTGTTCGGCAAAATGCCGAGCGTGCAGGTGATCCACGCCGGTCTGGAATGCGGCCTGTTCAAGAAGCCCTATCCGGAGATGGATATGGTTTCCATCGGTCCGACCATCACCGGCCCGCACTCGCCGGATGAACAGGTGAATATCGCCAGCGTTGGCCTGTATTGGAAACTGCTGACCGCGGTCCTGAAAGCCATCCCAGAGAAACGCTAA
- the gpt gene encoding xanthine phosphoribosyltransferase, whose translation MSEKYVVTWDMLQIHARKLAERLLPADQWKGIIAVSRGGLVPGSLLARELGIRHVDTVCISSYDHDNQRELKVLKRAAGDGEGFIVVDDLVDTGGTAKAIRDMYPKAHFITIFAKPAGKPLVDDYQVDIPQDTWIEQPWDMGVVFVPPLTDR comes from the coding sequence ATGAGTGAAAAATACGTCGTAACCTGGGATATGTTGCAGATTCATGCCCGCAAACTGGCCGAGCGTTTACTGCCGGCGGACCAATGGAAGGGCATCATCGCCGTCAGCCGCGGCGGTCTGGTCCCGGGGTCCCTGCTGGCTCGCGAACTGGGCATCCGTCATGTGGATACCGTATGCATTTCCAGCTACGACCATGACAACCAGCGTGAGCTGAAGGTGCTGAAACGCGCCGCAGGCGATGGCGAAGGCTTCATCGTGGTGGACGATCTGGTCGATACTGGCGGTACCGCCAAAGCGATTCGCGATATGTATCCGAAAGCGCACTTCATCACCATTTTTGCGAAACCGGCCGGTAAACCGCTGGTGGACGATTATCAGGTTGATATCCCGCAGGATACCTGGATTGAGCAGCCGTGGGACATGGGCGTGGTGTTCGTGCCGCCGTTGACCGACCGCTAA
- the frsA gene encoding esterase FrsA — MVQANLSEKLFKPSFKHPETSTLIPRAHHSTSAMHSALEGSDNSAWYRMINRLMWIWRGVAPLDIEEVLSRIAASTAQRSDDALLDTVIGYRGGNWIYEWVVQGMRWQQQATESEHDDEKKGQCWLKAATLYSIAAYPHLKGDELAEQAQTMANRAYEEAADLLSYELKTLSIPINGGGTLTGFLHMPSQGSAPFPTVLVCGSLDLLQSDYYRLFHDYLAPAGMAMLTIDMPSVGFSSRWKLDQDSSFLHQQVLKALPDVPWVDHTRVGAFGFRFGANIAVRLAYLESPRLKGVACLGPVVHSLLADAVRQQDVPDMYMDILASRLGMPSSTDAALKTEMGRYSLKTQGLLGRRCPTPMLSAYWKDDVLSPKEESELIVNSSIQGKLLAVNASPVYESFHLCLQQISHWLRHQLQS; from the coding sequence GTGGTTCAGGCCAACCTGTCCGAAAAGCTGTTTAAACCGTCCTTCAAACATCCGGAAACCTCGACCCTGATCCCGCGCGCCCACCATTCCACCAGCGCGATGCACTCCGCTCTGGAGGGCAGCGATAACAGCGCCTGGTATCGGATGATTAACCGCCTGATGTGGATTTGGCGCGGCGTAGCGCCGCTGGACATCGAGGAGGTGCTGTCGCGCATTGCCGCTAGTACGGCTCAGCGCAGCGACGACGCGCTGCTGGATACGGTCATCGGTTATCGCGGCGGAAACTGGATTTACGAATGGGTCGTACAGGGAATGCGTTGGCAGCAGCAGGCGACGGAGAGCGAACACGATGATGAGAAAAAAGGGCAGTGCTGGCTGAAGGCCGCCACGCTGTACAGCATCGCCGCCTATCCGCACCTGAAGGGCGATGAGCTTGCCGAGCAGGCGCAGACGATGGCGAATCGCGCCTATGAAGAGGCCGCCGACCTCCTGAGTTATGAACTAAAAACGCTGTCTATTCCCATCAACGGCGGCGGAACGCTGACCGGGTTTTTGCATATGCCCTCTCAGGGCAGCGCGCCGTTCCCTACCGTACTGGTGTGCGGCAGCCTGGACCTGCTTCAAAGCGACTATTACCGCTTGTTCCATGACTATCTGGCGCCGGCGGGGATGGCGATGCTGACGATTGATATGCCGTCAGTCGGTTTTTCGTCGCGCTGGAAGTTGGATCAAGACTCTAGTTTCCTGCACCAGCAGGTGTTGAAAGCCTTGCCGGATGTGCCGTGGGTGGATCACACCCGAGTGGGGGCCTTTGGATTCCGCTTCGGCGCCAATATCGCCGTTCGGCTCGCGTATCTGGAATCGCCGCGACTCAAGGGTGTCGCCTGCCTCGGACCGGTAGTGCATTCGCTGCTGGCTGACGCAGTGCGTCAGCAGGACGTGCCGGATATGTATATGGATATTCTCGCCAGCCGGCTGGGTATGCCGTCTTCCACCGACGCCGCGCTGAAGACGGAAATGGGGCGTTACTCCTTGAAAACCCAGGGGCTGCTGGGGCGGCGCTGCCCAACGCCGATGCTCTCCGCCTACTGGAAGGACGACGTGCTCAGTCCGAAAGAGGAGTCCGAACTGATCGTCAACTCATCGATCCAGGGCAAGCTGCTGGCGGTGAATGCTTCGCCGGTTTATGAAAGTTTCCATCTCTGTTTACAGCAAATCAGTCACTGGTTACGGCATCAGCTTCAGTCGTGA
- a CDS encoding YfiR family protein, with protein sequence MNQVSAADLRRTVSGIVSYTRWPTTQTVPTLCVFSSAHFAAVLTDTRNEQDIPTFNAILIDDVDDFSSSQCDAVYFGRESIQEQVGISSLDPAHPLLTISEQNPECVDGSAFCLIFADKKVSFSVNLDSLFRTGVKVSPEVLMLGRPRNAKHG encoded by the coding sequence ATGAATCAGGTTTCGGCTGCCGACCTTCGCCGCACCGTATCCGGTATTGTCAGCTACACCCGATGGCCGACCACCCAAACGGTTCCCACGCTTTGTGTCTTCTCTTCAGCACATTTTGCCGCCGTGCTCACCGATACTCGTAATGAACAAGACATTCCCACGTTCAATGCAATATTAATAGATGATGTCGATGATTTTTCGTCCTCGCAGTGCGATGCGGTATACTTCGGCAGGGAATCCATTCAAGAGCAGGTCGGAATTTCAAGCCTGGACCCGGCGCACCCACTACTGACCATTTCGGAACAAAATCCCGAATGTGTTGATGGCAGTGCGTTTTGTCTGATCTTCGCGGATAAAAAGGTCAGTTTCTCTGTAAATTTGGACTCGTTGTTTCGTACCGGGGTGAAAGTCAGTCCCGAAGTATTAATGCTTGGTCGTCCGCGGAATGCTAAACATGGATAA
- the dgcN gene encoding diguanylate cyclase DgcN, with translation MDKPASTSSAITGRITFRNALARISTLSIVITMTVSWMLITTASLISFKQYSEKNLQLLASTLSQSIEAAVVFRDGVAARETLSNLGQQGQFSQAIVTDANGRKITFWQAAGSEHADPMSRVIAKWLFPSSVLQPIYHRGNLVGHIEISGSDAPVKSFVYFSLLVLTLCLVFASILSVIITRHLHHGLIMALQNIAEVVHDIRENRNFARRVPSAKIVELDVFSQDFNSLLEEIESWQEQILKENDSLLKRSLHDALTGLANRTAFCSALENVLEDEESHSHTAVLFMDGNQFKSINDTYGHAAGDKVLITIAKRLKYCAGKKDLPARLGGDEFALILSDVQDMDDVMPIVNKIRRRVSQPIELQNGAEVVMSLSIGVAIADQYSTIEDLLEQADKNMYLEKQKYRRHALTR, from the coding sequence ATGGATAAGCCAGCCTCTACGTCCAGTGCAATCACCGGCAGAATCACCTTCAGGAATGCCCTGGCTCGTATCAGCACCTTGAGTATCGTTATCACCATGACGGTGTCATGGATGTTGATCACCACGGCGTCGCTGATTTCGTTTAAACAGTATTCTGAAAAGAACCTGCAACTGCTCGCCAGTACCCTGAGTCAGAGCATTGAGGCCGCTGTCGTGTTCCGCGACGGCGTGGCGGCCCGTGAAACGCTGAGCAACCTCGGTCAGCAAGGTCAGTTTAGTCAGGCTATCGTCACTGATGCAAACGGTCGAAAAATTACGTTCTGGCAAGCCGCAGGCAGCGAGCACGCTGACCCGATGAGCCGGGTGATCGCCAAATGGTTGTTTCCCAGTTCGGTGCTGCAACCTATCTATCACCGGGGCAATCTCGTCGGCCATATCGAGATTTCGGGCAGCGATGCCCCGGTTAAAAGCTTCGTTTACTTTTCCTTGCTGGTACTCACGCTGTGCCTGGTTTTTGCCTCGATATTATCCGTCATCATCACTCGTCACCTGCACCATGGCCTGATTATGGCGCTGCAAAACATTGCCGAGGTGGTGCACGATATTCGAGAAAACCGTAACTTCGCCCGGCGAGTGCCGTCGGCAAAGATTGTTGAACTGGATGTCTTTAGCCAGGATTTCAACAGCCTGCTCGAAGAGATTGAAAGCTGGCAGGAGCAGATTCTGAAAGAGAACGATTCATTGCTGAAACGTTCTCTGCACGATGCGTTGACGGGGTTAGCCAACCGTACGGCCTTCTGCAGCGCGCTGGAAAATGTGCTGGAAGATGAAGAGAGCCATAGCCATACGGCCGTGCTGTTTATGGACGGCAACCAGTTCAAATCTATTAATGATACTTATGGCCATGCAGCTGGCGACAAGGTATTGATAACCATTGCTAAACGATTGAAATACTGCGCAGGAAAAAAAGACCTTCCGGCGCGATTGGGCGGCGATGAGTTCGCTTTGATCCTGTCTGACGTCCAGGATATGGATGACGTCATGCCCATCGTGAACAAGATCCGGCGTCGCGTGAGCCAGCCGATCGAGCTTCAAAATGGTGCGGAAGTTGTGATGTCGCTAAGCATTGGCGTAGCGATTGCCGATCAGTACTCCACCATAGAGGACCTCCTGGAGCAGGCTGACAAAAACATGTACCTGGAAAAGCAAAAATACCGGCGGCATGCGTTAACGAGGTAA